A window of the Streptomyces sp. Ag109_O5-10 genome harbors these coding sequences:
- the rpmB gene encoding 50S ribosomal protein L28, whose amino-acid sequence MAANCDVCGKGPGFGNNISHSHRRTSRRWNPNIQRVRTVVGGTPKRVNACTSCIKAGKVTR is encoded by the coding sequence GTGGCTGCCAACTGCGACGTCTGCGGCAAGGGGCCGGGCTTCGGCAACAACATCTCGCACTCGCACCGCCGTACGTCCCGTCGCTGGAACCCCAACATCCAGCGTGTGCGTACCGTGGTCGGCGGGACGCCGAAGCGCGTGAACGCTTGCACCTCGTGCATCAAGGCCGGCAAGGTCACGCGCTGA
- the thiD gene encoding bifunctional hydroxymethylpyrimidine kinase/phosphomethylpyrimidine kinase: MSLPRVLTVAGSDSGGGAGIQADLKTMLALGVHGMSVITAVTAQNSVGVQGAWELPVEAVRAQYRSVVDDIGVDAVKTGMLASAELVEAVAELLAGTDAPVVVDPVGVSKHGDPLLAASALDSVRTSLLPLATVATPNLDEVAQLTGVRVESEADLRRAAAAVLAYGPTWVLIKGGHLPGEAVDLLTDGTDELLLRAPRYDNRHTHGTGCTLASAIASQLAKGRSVPEAVTAAKEYVTGAIAAGFALGAGIGPVDHGWALRTPAGPGTPAA; the protein is encoded by the coding sequence ATGAGCCTGCCACGCGTGCTGACGGTCGCGGGCTCCGACTCCGGCGGCGGGGCCGGGATCCAGGCCGACCTGAAGACCATGCTCGCGCTGGGCGTGCACGGGATGAGCGTGATCACCGCGGTCACCGCGCAGAACTCCGTGGGTGTGCAGGGTGCTTGGGAACTGCCGGTCGAGGCCGTCCGGGCCCAGTACCGGAGCGTGGTGGACGACATCGGGGTCGACGCGGTGAAGACCGGGATGCTCGCCTCCGCCGAACTCGTCGAGGCGGTAGCCGAGTTGCTCGCCGGGACCGACGCGCCCGTGGTCGTCGACCCGGTCGGCGTCTCCAAGCACGGCGACCCGCTGCTCGCCGCCTCCGCCCTGGACTCGGTCCGCACCTCGCTCCTCCCGCTGGCCACCGTCGCCACCCCCAACCTCGACGAGGTGGCCCAACTCACCGGCGTGCGCGTCGAGTCGGAGGCCGATCTGCGCCGGGCCGCGGCGGCCGTGCTGGCGTACGGCCCGACCTGGGTGCTGATCAAGGGCGGCCACCTGCCCGGCGAGGCCGTCGACCTGCTCACCGACGGCACCGACGAACTCCTGCTGCGCGCCCCCCGGTACGACAACCGGCACACCCACGGCACGGGCTGCACCCTCGCGTCCGCGATCGCGTCGCAGCTCGCGAAGGGGCGGTCCGTGCCGGAGGCGGTGACGGCGGCCAAGGAGTACGTCACCGGGGCGATCGCGGCCGGGTTCGCGCTCGGCGCCGGGATCGGGCCCGTGGACCACGGCTGGGCCCTCAGGACGCCGGCGGGGCCGGGTACTCCCGCAGCCTGA
- a CDS encoding thiamine-phosphate kinase — MKGTVGELGEFGLIRELTSRLTTTPAVRVGPGDDAAVVAAPDRRVVASTDILLEGRHFRRDWSTAYDVGRKAAAQNLADIAAMGAVPTALLLGLVVPAELPVTWPSELMDGIRDECQVAGASVVGGDVVRGDTIMVSITALGDLRNQEPVTRAGAQPGDLIAVTGWLGWSAAGYAVLSRGFRSPRAFVEAHRRPEPPYHAGPAAAALGATAMCDVSDGLIADLGHIAEASKVRIDIRSGAIDIPTQMNDIGQAVGVDPIQWVLTGGEDHAIVATFPPDVKLPARWKVIGEVLNPSALPQVTVDGAPWTSKGGWDHFGDIES; from the coding sequence ATGAAGGGCACTGTTGGTGAGCTGGGGGAGTTCGGGCTCATCAGGGAGCTCACCTCCCGTCTCACCACCACTCCGGCGGTCCGGGTCGGTCCCGGCGACGACGCCGCGGTGGTCGCCGCGCCCGACCGCCGGGTGGTGGCGAGCACCGACATCCTGCTGGAGGGCCGGCACTTCCGCCGCGACTGGTCCACGGCCTACGACGTGGGCCGCAAGGCGGCCGCGCAGAACCTCGCGGACATCGCGGCCATGGGCGCCGTGCCGACCGCCCTGCTGCTCGGCCTGGTCGTGCCCGCCGAACTCCCGGTGACCTGGCCCAGCGAGCTGATGGACGGCATCCGGGACGAGTGCCAGGTGGCCGGCGCCTCGGTGGTCGGCGGCGACGTGGTCCGCGGCGACACGATCATGGTGTCCATCACCGCGCTCGGCGACCTGCGCAACCAGGAGCCGGTCACCCGGGCCGGCGCCCAGCCCGGCGACCTGATCGCCGTCACGGGCTGGCTGGGCTGGTCCGCGGCCGGCTACGCGGTGCTCTCCCGCGGCTTCCGCTCGCCGCGGGCGTTCGTGGAGGCGCACCGCCGCCCCGAGCCGCCGTACCACGCGGGCCCGGCCGCCGCCGCGCTCGGCGCGACCGCGATGTGCGACGTGAGCGACGGGCTGATCGCCGACCTCGGGCACATCGCCGAGGCCAGCAAGGTGCGGATCGACATCCGCTCCGGCGCGATCGACATCCCGACCCAGATGAACGACATCGGCCAGGCCGTCGGCGTCGACCCCATCCAGTGGGTGCTCACCGGCGGTGAGGACCACGCGATCGTGGCGACCTTCCCGCCGGACGTGAAGCTGCCCGCCCGCTGGAAGGTCATCGGCGAGGTCCTCAACCCGTCCGCGCTGCCCCAGGTGACCGTCGACGGAGCGCCCTGGACCAGCAAGGGCGGCTGGGACCACTTCGGGGACATCGAGTCATGA
- a CDS encoding Lrp/AsnC family transcriptional regulator has translation MVQAYILIQTEVGKASTVAEIISKIPGVIQAEDVTGPYDVIVRAQAETVDELGRLVVARVQQVDGITRTLTCPVVHL, from the coding sequence GTGGTACAGGCGTACATCCTGATCCAGACGGAGGTCGGCAAAGCGTCGACCGTCGCCGAGATCATCAGCAAGATCCCCGGAGTCATCCAGGCCGAGGATGTGACAGGACCGTACGACGTCATCGTGCGCGCGCAAGCGGAGACCGTCGACGAACTCGGCCGGCTGGTGGTCGCGAGAGTCCAGCAAGTGGACGGCATCACGCGCACCCTGACCTGCCCGGTGGTCCATCTGTAG
- a CDS encoding DUF3515 domain-containing protein, producing the protein MNFFRHRPFGLPTLAALTIAAAGCSSADDAPSAAVPRPDGAVATLCDRLDRVLPTKIDKLGRRDPEPASALTAGWGGDPAIILRCGVERPAKMADPEADGVEVNGVGWLLEQESDKSFRFTTTLRKAYVEVTIPAGRTGDGVAPLVSLAPAVKKAIPEGIAD; encoded by the coding sequence GTGAACTTCTTCCGTCACCGGCCATTCGGTCTGCCCACGCTCGCGGCGCTGACGATCGCTGCAGCGGGCTGCTCGTCAGCAGACGACGCCCCGTCGGCGGCGGTTCCCCGTCCGGACGGGGCGGTTGCGACGCTCTGCGATCGCCTTGACCGGGTGCTGCCGACCAAGATCGACAAGCTGGGCCGGCGTGATCCCGAACCGGCCTCCGCGCTGACCGCCGGCTGGGGTGGCGACCCGGCGATCATACTGCGCTGCGGTGTCGAGCGGCCTGCGAAGATGGCTGACCCCGAGGCCGACGGGGTCGAGGTGAACGGGGTCGGGTGGCTGCTGGAACAGGAGTCCGACAAATCGTTTCGGTTCACCACGACGCTGCGGAAGGCGTACGTCGAGGTGACGATCCCCGCCGGGCGGACCGGGGACGGCGTGGCGCCCTTGGTGAGCTTGGCGCCGGCCGTCAAGAAGGCGATTCCTGAAGGGATCGCCGACTAG
- a CDS encoding D-alanine--D-alanine ligase family protein: MSTENLPQSPEQPSRKPRVAVVFGGRSSEHGISMVTAGAVLSAIDRTKYDVLPIGITREGRWVLTADEPERMAITERRTPEVADLAESAEGGVVLSVDPADREVVYSEPGSVPKALGEVDVVFPMLHGPYGEDGTLQGLLELSGVPYVGSGVLASAVGQDKEYMKRVFASFGLTVGPYLVIRPREWQQDESAARKRIVDFAGEHGWPLFVKPARAGSSIGITKVDDLSGLDEAIAEAQAHDPKILVEAAVRGREIEVGVLEFEDGPRSSVPAEIPPPSEHAYYDFEAKYIDSTPGIVPAPLTPEETAEVQKLAVDAFEAASCEGLVRADFFLAEDGRFVINEINTMPGFTPISMYPQMWQATGVAYPELIDRLIQAALNRSTGLR, from the coding sequence ATGAGCACCGAGAACCTCCCCCAGAGCCCTGAGCAGCCCTCTCGCAAGCCGCGTGTGGCCGTCGTCTTCGGCGGCCGCAGCTCCGAGCACGGGATCTCCATGGTCACCGCCGGAGCCGTCCTGAGCGCCATCGACCGGACCAAGTACGACGTCCTGCCGATCGGCATCACCCGGGAAGGCCGCTGGGTGCTCACGGCCGACGAACCCGAGCGCATGGCGATCACCGAACGCCGTACGCCCGAGGTCGCCGACCTGGCGGAGTCCGCCGAGGGCGGCGTGGTGCTCTCCGTCGACCCGGCCGACCGCGAGGTCGTCTACAGCGAGCCGGGTTCGGTGCCCAAGGCGCTCGGCGAGGTCGACGTGGTCTTCCCGATGCTGCACGGCCCGTACGGCGAGGACGGCACCCTGCAAGGCCTCTTGGAGCTGTCCGGCGTCCCGTACGTCGGCTCGGGCGTGCTCGCCTCGGCCGTCGGCCAGGACAAGGAGTACATGAAGCGGGTGTTCGCCTCCTTCGGTCTCACCGTCGGCCCCTACCTGGTGATCCGGCCCCGCGAGTGGCAGCAGGACGAGTCCGCGGCCCGCAAGCGGATCGTCGACTTCGCCGGCGAGCACGGCTGGCCGCTGTTCGTGAAGCCCGCCCGCGCGGGTTCGTCGATCGGCATCACCAAGGTCGACGACCTCTCCGGCCTGGACGAGGCGATCGCCGAGGCCCAGGCCCACGACCCGAAGATCCTGGTCGAGGCGGCCGTCCGCGGGCGCGAGATCGAGGTCGGCGTCCTGGAGTTCGAGGACGGCCCGCGCTCCTCGGTGCCGGCGGAGATCCCGCCGCCCTCGGAGCACGCGTACTACGACTTCGAGGCCAAGTACATCGACTCCACCCCCGGCATCGTCCCGGCGCCCCTCACCCCGGAGGAGACCGCCGAGGTCCAGAAGCTCGCGGTGGACGCCTTCGAGGCCGCCTCCTGCGAGGGCCTGGTCCGCGCCGACTTCTTCCTCGCGGAGGACGGCCGCTTCGTCATCAACGAGATCAACACGATGCCGGGCTTCACGCCGATCTCGATGTACCCCCAGATGTGGCAGGCGACCGGCGTCGCCTACCCCGAGCTCATCGACCGCCTGATCCAGGCGGCCCTGAACCGCTCGACAGGGCTTCGCTAG
- a CDS encoding NAD(P)H-dependent glycerol-3-phosphate dehydrogenase, with protein MSMPAKAAVFSAGSWGTAFGMVLADAGCEVTLWARRPEVAEAVNSGRTNPDYLPGVELPGNLRATTDPAEAAAGADFTFLSVPSQTMRANLAEWTPLLAPGTVLVSLMKGVELGTAMRMSEVIEDVAKVGADRVAVVTGPNLAREIAARMPAAAVVACTDETVARRLQAACHTPYFRPYTETDVVGCELGGAVKNVIGLAVGIADGMGLGDNAKGSLITRGLAETARLGTALGADPLTFSGLAGLGDLVATCSSPLSRNHTFGTNLGKGMSLEETIAVTKQTAEGVKSCESVADLARRHGVEMPITETVVDIVHEGKPPVVALKELMSRSAKPERR; from the coding sequence GTGAGCATGCCTGCCAAGGCGGCGGTCTTCAGCGCGGGTTCGTGGGGTACGGCGTTCGGGATGGTGCTCGCCGACGCCGGGTGCGAGGTCACCCTGTGGGCGCGGCGCCCGGAGGTGGCGGAGGCCGTCAACTCCGGCCGTACCAACCCCGACTACCTGCCGGGTGTCGAACTCCCCGGGAACCTGCGGGCCACCACCGACCCCGCCGAGGCGGCAGCCGGCGCCGACTTCACGTTCCTGTCGGTGCCGTCCCAGACGATGCGGGCCAACCTCGCCGAATGGACGCCGCTGCTCGCGCCCGGGACGGTCCTCGTCTCCCTGATGAAGGGGGTCGAACTCGGCACCGCCATGCGGATGAGCGAGGTCATCGAGGACGTCGCCAAGGTCGGCGCGGACCGCGTCGCCGTCGTCACCGGCCCCAACCTGGCCCGGGAGATCGCGGCCCGCATGCCGGCCGCCGCCGTGGTCGCCTGCACCGACGAGACGGTCGCCCGGCGGCTGCAGGCGGCCTGCCACACGCCGTACTTCCGGCCGTACACCGAGACCGACGTGGTCGGCTGCGAGCTGGGCGGCGCGGTCAAGAACGTCATCGGGCTCGCCGTGGGCATCGCCGACGGCATGGGGCTCGGCGACAACGCCAAGGGCTCGCTCATCACGCGCGGTCTCGCGGAGACCGCGCGGCTGGGCACCGCCCTCGGCGCCGACCCGCTGACCTTCTCGGGGCTCGCCGGACTCGGCGACCTGGTGGCCACCTGCTCCTCCCCGCTGTCCCGCAACCACACCTTCGGCACCAACCTCGGCAAGGGCATGTCCCTGGAGGAGACCATCGCGGTCACCAAGCAGACCGCCGAGGGCGTCAAGTCCTGTGAGTCCGTGGCCGATCTGGCCCGCCGGCACGGCGTGGAGATGCCGATCACGGAGACGGTCGTCGACATCGTGCACGAAGGCAAGCCCCCGGTGGTCGCCCTCAAGGAGCTGATGTCGCGCAGCGCGAAGCCCGAGCGACGCTGA